The uncultured Desulfobulbus sp. genome window below encodes:
- a CDS encoding M18 family aminopeptidase: protein MISDHPPSRIQDKNYANVMMDHPEYIQSLFSFIDQSPTSFHVAANAAARLEAAGFTRLHEADSWQQLKAGKYFVIRHDGGLIAFTLQGDRKTAQPFRMAGSHTDSPSLRVKPQPMQLHQGCLQLGVEVYGGALLAPWFDRNLSLAGRVGWLDGQGGLHSTLLDCKRALATLPSLAIHLDREANNGRALNKQTDLVPIFGLTAESSPPDFAQWLKEELKTQNPGLPIAEVLDFDLFLYEPQPLTQIGLKGELITGSRLDNQLSCHALLQGLINAEVPGNAMIVLNDHEEVGSATPSGAQGPFLSTVLERLYPDPDLRQQVIGRSFFISADNAHAVHPNFASKHEPDHMPKLNQGPVLKTNANQRYATTGLTASLFRALCKKAEVPCQQFVMRNDMACGSTIGPLTASQIGVATVDVGVPQLAMHSIRETVGHLDGWYLMRVMETFFEAEDAAVCLPEI from the coding sequence TTGATCAGTGACCACCCGCCGTCACGGATTCAGGATAAAAACTACGCAAACGTTATGATGGACCACCCCGAGTACATTCAAAGCCTGTTTTCTTTTATCGATCAGTCCCCAACCTCCTTTCATGTGGCTGCCAATGCAGCAGCCAGGCTCGAGGCAGCAGGTTTCACACGCTTGCATGAGGCTGATTCCTGGCAGCAGCTGAAAGCAGGCAAATATTTTGTCATTCGTCATGATGGTGGCCTGATAGCCTTTACCCTGCAAGGTGATCGAAAGACGGCTCAACCGTTTCGTATGGCCGGTTCTCATACCGATAGCCCCAGCCTCCGGGTCAAGCCCCAGCCCATGCAACTGCACCAGGGATGCCTGCAACTTGGCGTCGAGGTGTATGGTGGAGCTCTGCTTGCACCCTGGTTTGATCGTAACCTCTCGCTGGCCGGGCGGGTTGGCTGGTTGGATGGTCAGGGTGGTTTGCACTCTACGCTTCTTGATTGTAAGCGTGCGCTAGCCACGCTTCCCAGCCTGGCTATTCATTTGGACCGCGAAGCTAACAACGGTCGTGCTCTCAATAAACAGACGGACCTTGTGCCCATATTTGGCTTAACTGCCGAATCCAGCCCACCAGATTTTGCTCAGTGGCTCAAAGAGGAACTCAAAACCCAAAATCCAGGGCTCCCCATAGCAGAGGTACTTGATTTTGATCTTTTTCTCTATGAGCCTCAGCCCCTGACTCAAATTGGGCTCAAGGGGGAATTGATAACCGGTTCACGGCTGGATAATCAACTCTCTTGTCATGCCCTCTTGCAGGGATTGATCAATGCCGAGGTGCCTGGCAATGCGATGATTGTACTCAACGATCATGAAGAGGTGGGCAGCGCAACTCCCTCTGGAGCCCAGGGCCCGTTTCTGAGCACCGTGTTGGAACGGTTGTATCCCGATCCTGATCTACGCCAACAGGTTATTGGACGCTCCTTTTTTATTTCCGCGGATAATGCCCACGCAGTCCACCCGAACTTTGCCAGCAAGCATGAACCCGATCATATGCCCAAACTCAATCAGGGGCCAGTGCTCAAGACCAATGCCAATCAGCGTTATGCTACAACCGGACTCACTGCCTCGCTCTTCCGGGCCCTCTGTAAAAAAGCCGAGGTTCCCTGCCAGCAGTTTGTCATGCGTAACGATATGGCCTGCGGTTCGACCATCGGCCCTTTGACTGCGAGCCAGATCGGCGTGGCCACCGTTGATGTGGGCGTACCCCAGCTGGCCATGCATTCCATTCGGGAAACAGTCGGGCATCTGGATGGCTGGTACCTAATGCGAGTAATGGAGACATTTTTTGAGGCAGAGGATGCTGCCGTTTGCCTGCCTGAAATTTGA
- a CDS encoding IS110 family transposase: MNRWYFIGLDLHKKMIAYCIKTIDGRLIEQGMVASDRTSLKTWAKGLPGPWIGAMEATMFTGWVYDFLAPYAVELKVAHPEMLRAITAAKKKNDRADAERIADLLRVNLLPECTMLPQEIRELRRVLRYRNHLLRTAVRMHNKMSGLLMEVGAGYNKKRLRGKKYFHELLDRLDEVPSSVKELLMLSRSGFEMFQTFQKRLLQALRTNPLIQERVGRLMTIPGVGEVTALTWVLEVGPPSRFSSIRQAISYCGLCSAQRESAGKEQRGPISKKRNKNLQTILVEAAKLAPRWNPQLAAVHQRELGKGNRNRATLAVARRLVAYMMSVDKSQTDFVFREEQKAA, from the coding sequence ATGAATAGATGGTACTTTATCGGACTGGATCTTCACAAGAAGATGATTGCCTACTGCATCAAAACCATCGATGGTCGACTCATTGAGCAAGGAATGGTAGCCTCTGACAGAACATCGTTGAAAACATGGGCAAAAGGCTTACCTGGCCCTTGGATTGGTGCGATGGAGGCCACGATGTTCACTGGCTGGGTCTACGATTTTCTTGCACCTTATGCCGTTGAGTTAAAAGTGGCCCATCCTGAGATGCTCAGAGCTATCACCGCTGCCAAGAAAAAAAACGATCGGGCCGATGCGGAAAGAATTGCCGATCTCCTGCGGGTCAACCTCTTACCGGAATGCACCATGCTTCCGCAAGAAATCAGGGAACTGCGGCGGGTTCTGCGATATCGCAACCACCTGTTACGAACAGCGGTCAGAATGCACAACAAAATGTCCGGTCTACTGATGGAGGTTGGAGCGGGCTACAATAAAAAGCGCCTTCGAGGCAAAAAATATTTTCATGAGTTATTGGATCGACTTGATGAGGTCCCATCTTCGGTTAAGGAGTTACTCATGCTAAGCCGTAGCGGATTTGAGATGTTCCAAACTTTTCAAAAACGGCTACTTCAGGCCTTGCGCACAAATCCTTTAATCCAGGAAAGGGTTGGTCGATTGATGACTATTCCTGGAGTTGGCGAGGTTACTGCGCTGACCTGGGTACTTGAGGTCGGGCCTCCGTCACGATTCAGCTCTATTCGCCAAGCAATCAGTTATTGTGGCCTGTGCAGTGCACAACGGGAATCCGCCGGCAAGGAACAGCGAGGGCCGATTTCCAAGAAACGCAACAAAAACCTCCAGACCATCTTGGTCGAGGCCGCGAAACTGGCACCGCGTTGGAATCCTCAACTCGCAGCCGTACATCAACGGGAACTGGGCAAAGGCAACCGAAACAGGGCAACGCTTGCCGTGGCCAGAAGGCTGGTGGCGTACATGATGTCAGTTGACAAAAGCCAAACCGACTTCGTTTTCCGTGAGGAACAAAAAGCAGCTTAG
- a CDS encoding putative sulfate/molybdate transporter, with translation MQQQEPEKNQSVSEIPGSPDDSSKHRFSFNRMELAGAFGDLGTMLPIVIGMILLNGLSPTTVFLSFGLFYLISGIYYGLPIPVQPLKAVGAIAIAYPALVTESVIGATGILFGGLLLGLSLTGMVDRVAQLFSQAVVRGIQLTLGLIFLRKGFELIIHRNVFVSGEAGALTGPVINLIIGVIVFGLVLYLLNNKRYPAALAALALGIGLGFILGGFSAQGLSLGPTAVHIVTPTLADFWTALVMLVLPQIPLTIGNACVGTSNTCSTLFSGNPMLMKTKAGKFAFTMGMINFPAGFFGAVPMCHGTGGLAAHYRFGARTGGAPIMLGIFFIVMALVLGEFGFALLAAIPQSVLGVLLVFAGLELCPLMRSLKTNEEYFVALLIAGIALVVPNMAWAFVTGIIVDLAIRKFDIKI, from the coding sequence ATGCAGCAACAGGAACCTGAAAAAAATCAGTCGGTATCGGAAATTCCAGGATCACCCGACGACTCATCCAAACACCGCTTCTCCTTTAACCGTATGGAACTGGCCGGAGCCTTTGGCGATCTGGGGACCATGCTCCCCATCGTTATCGGCATGATCCTCTTAAACGGCCTCAGCCCGACCACGGTCTTTCTCTCTTTTGGCCTTTTTTATCTTATTTCCGGTATCTATTACGGTCTGCCCATTCCTGTGCAACCCCTGAAAGCTGTGGGGGCCATCGCCATTGCCTACCCGGCTCTGGTTACAGAATCGGTGATCGGGGCCACAGGTATCCTCTTTGGTGGGTTGCTGCTCGGGCTTTCGCTTACAGGCATGGTCGACCGGGTGGCACAGCTCTTTTCCCAGGCCGTGGTTCGCGGTATTCAGCTCACCCTTGGTCTGATCTTTCTGCGTAAAGGCTTCGAGCTGATCATTCATAGAAATGTGTTCGTTTCGGGAGAGGCAGGCGCGCTGACAGGGCCGGTGATCAACCTCATTATCGGCGTGATCGTCTTTGGTCTCGTCTTATACTTACTCAACAATAAACGGTATCCAGCCGCCTTAGCTGCACTGGCGTTGGGTATAGGGCTTGGTTTTATCCTCGGTGGTTTTTCCGCCCAAGGATTGTCGCTGGGGCCAACGGCTGTGCATATCGTTACCCCCACTCTCGCGGATTTCTGGACAGCGCTGGTTATGCTCGTCTTGCCGCAAATTCCCCTCACCATTGGCAATGCCTGTGTGGGCACATCCAACACCTGTTCCACCCTGTTTTCCGGTAACCCCATGCTGATGAAAACCAAGGCAGGGAAGTTTGCCTTTACCATGGGCATGATCAACTTCCCGGCCGGATTTTTTGGAGCGGTACCCATGTGCCACGGCACCGGGGGCTTGGCCGCTCACTACCGTTTTGGTGCCCGCACCGGTGGCGCTCCGATCATGCTCGGCATATTTTTCATTGTGATGGCCTTGGTGCTGGGAGAATTCGGATTTGCCCTGCTTGCGGCGATTCCCCAATCGGTGCTCGGCGTTCTGTTGGTCTTTGCCGGACTGGAATTATGCCCCCTGATGCGAAGTCTGAAGACCAATGAGGAATATTTCGTCGCTCTCTTAATTGCAGGTATTGCCCTGGTGGTCCCCAACATGGCCTGGGCATTTGTGACGGGGATTATCGTCGATTTGGCGATACGGAAGTTTGATATCAAAATTTGA
- the leuD gene encoding 3-isopropylmalate dehydratase small subunit: MQPFTTETGVVLPIDRANVDTDAIIPKQYLKAIGKTGFGPNLFDDWRYLDAGEPYMDHSKRRVNPEFILNQPRYAGASILLARDNYGCGSSREHAVWAMVDFGIRVVIAPSFADIFFNNTVNNGLLAIVLDTAAVDRLFAEGEANEGYRLTVNLEDQSITTPSGEVIVFEIEEYRRKRLLEGLDDIGMTLLQADAIRAYEEKRKVAAPWLF; encoded by the coding sequence ATGCAGCCATTTACAACCGAAACGGGCGTTGTTCTTCCCATCGATCGAGCAAACGTCGACACTGACGCGATCATCCCCAAACAATATCTCAAAGCCATCGGCAAGACCGGGTTTGGGCCAAATCTCTTCGATGATTGGCGCTATCTGGACGCGGGTGAACCCTATATGGATCACAGCAAACGCAGGGTGAATCCTGAGTTCATTCTCAATCAACCGCGTTATGCAGGGGCCAGCATTCTTTTGGCTCGCGATAACTACGGTTGTGGTTCTTCGCGGGAACATGCGGTCTGGGCCATGGTTGATTTTGGGATTCGGGTGGTGATTGCCCCGAGCTTTGCCGACATCTTTTTTAATAATACGGTCAATAACGGGTTGTTGGCCATTGTCCTTGATACCGCAGCTGTTGATCGATTGTTTGCCGAGGGCGAGGCGAATGAGGGGTATCGTTTGACGGTGAATCTGGAAGATCAGAGCATTACCACACCGAGCGGCGAGGTTATTGTTTTTGAGATTGAAGAGTATCGGAGAAAAAGGTTGCTGGAGGGATTGGATGATATTGGCATGACCTTGCTGCAGGCCGATGCCATTCGTGCCTACGAGGAAAAGCGGAAAGTGGCGGCGCCCTGGTTGTTTTGA
- the leuC gene encoding 3-isopropylmalate dehydratase large subunit, with the protein MKKTLYDKLWNAHLVQTNENGTSLIYIDRHLVHEVTSPQAFEGLRLAGRQPWRRESVLAVPDHNVPTTDRSVPPADPAARLQLQTLDANCSEFGILEFGIQDMRQGVVHVIGPEQGATLPGMTVVCGDSHTATHGAFGALAFGIGTSEVEHVLATQCLVMKKSRSMLISVEGTLGTGVTAKDMILHIIGQIGTAGGTGCVIEFGGEAIAKLSMEGRMTVCNMAIEAGARAGMIGVDQTTLDYVKGRPFAPEGTLLEQAETAWRELHSDPGAEFDQVIRIDAASIEPQVSWGTSPEMVVGVHGVVPDPGQEKDTVKAESMRKALAYMDLQPGTPMQEIQVDKVFIGSCTNGRIEDLRAAAAVVRGRKVAATIAQALVVPGSGLVKQQAELEGLDKVFLEAGFEWRQPGCSMCLAMNADRLAAGERCASTSNRNFEGRQGQGGRTHLVSPAMAAAAAVHGHFVDVREMG; encoded by the coding sequence ATGAAAAAAACATTGTACGACAAGTTATGGAATGCACATCTGGTGCAGACCAATGAAAATGGCACCAGTTTGATCTACATCGATCGGCATCTGGTGCATGAGGTGACCTCGCCCCAGGCCTTTGAAGGGTTACGGTTGGCGGGGCGGCAGCCTTGGCGCAGGGAGTCAGTTTTGGCGGTACCGGATCATAATGTGCCGACCACGGATCGAAGTGTTCCACCTGCTGATCCGGCTGCGCGGTTGCAACTGCAGACTTTAGATGCCAACTGCTCGGAATTTGGAATCCTTGAATTTGGGATTCAGGACATGCGCCAGGGCGTGGTCCACGTCATCGGACCGGAACAGGGTGCGACCTTACCGGGAATGACCGTGGTCTGTGGAGATTCACACACGGCCACCCATGGTGCCTTTGGTGCACTGGCATTTGGCATTGGCACCTCGGAGGTTGAGCATGTGCTCGCTACCCAGTGTCTGGTCATGAAAAAATCTCGTTCGATGTTGATCAGCGTTGAGGGGACATTGGGAACCGGTGTTACAGCAAAGGACATGATCTTGCACATCATTGGTCAAATCGGAACCGCTGGAGGCACCGGATGTGTGATTGAGTTTGGTGGTGAGGCCATTGCCAAGCTCAGCATGGAAGGTCGCATGACCGTCTGCAATATGGCCATCGAGGCTGGCGCGCGGGCAGGGATGATTGGCGTCGATCAAACCACATTGGACTACGTCAAAGGACGTCCCTTTGCACCAGAGGGTACGCTGCTTGAACAGGCGGAAACGGCCTGGCGCGAATTACACAGTGATCCCGGAGCAGAGTTTGACCAGGTAATTCGCATCGATGCCGCCAGTATAGAGCCACAGGTCAGCTGGGGCACTTCGCCGGAGATGGTTGTGGGTGTGCACGGGGTGGTGCCGGATCCCGGTCAGGAAAAGGATACAGTGAAAGCAGAGAGTATGCGCAAAGCGCTTGCTTATATGGATCTGCAGCCGGGAACCCCGATGCAGGAAATCCAGGTAGATAAGGTGTTCATCGGCTCCTGCACCAACGGGCGGATTGAAGATCTGCGTGCCGCTGCAGCTGTTGTTCGCGGTAGGAAGGTTGCTGCTACTATTGCCCAGGCGCTGGTTGTGCCAGGGTCTGGGCTGGTAAAACAGCAAGCTGAGCTGGAAGGGTTGGATAAGGTATTTCTGGAGGCAGGCTTTGAATGGCGGCAGCCGGGGTGTTCTATGTGTCTGGCCATGAATGCAGATCGTTTGGCCGCTGGTGAACGTTGCGCATCAACCTCAAATAGAAACTTTGAAGGTCGCCAGGGACAAGGTGGTCGGACGCATTTGGTGAGTCCGGCAATGGCAGCTGCGGCTGCAGTGCATGGGCATTTTGTTGATGTACGGGAGATGGGGTGA
- a CDS encoding IS110 family transposase yields the protein MNRWYFIGLDLHKKMIAYCIKTIDGRLIEQGMVASDRTSLKTWAKGLPGPWIGAMEATMFTGWVYDFLAPYAVELKVAHPEMLRAITAAKKKNDRADAERIADLLRVNLLPECTMLPQEIRELRRVLRYRNHLLRTAVRMHNKMSGLLMEVGAGYNKKRLRGKKYFHELLDRLDEVPSSVKELLMLSRSGFEMFQTFQKRLLQALRTNPLIQEKVGRLMTIPGVGEVTALTWVLEVGPPSRFSSIRQAISYCGLCSAQRESAGKEQRGPISKKRNKNLQTILVEAAKLAPRWNPQLAAVHQRELGQGNRNRATLAVARRLVAYMMSVDKSQTDFVFREEQKAA from the coding sequence ATGAATAGATGGTACTTTATCGGACTGGATCTTCACAAGAAGATGATTGCCTACTGCATCAAAACCATCGATGGTCGACTCATTGAGCAAGGAATGGTAGCCTCTGACAGAACATCGTTGAAAACATGGGCAAAAGGCTTACCTGGCCCTTGGATTGGTGCGATGGAGGCCACGATGTTCACTGGCTGGGTCTACGATTTTCTTGCACCTTATGCCGTTGAGTTAAAAGTGGCCCATCCTGAGATGCTCAGAGCTATCACCGCTGCCAAGAAAAAAAACGATCGGGCCGATGCGGAAAGAATTGCCGATCTCCTGCGGGTCAACCTCTTACCGGAATGCACCATGCTTCCGCAAGAAATCAGGGAACTGCGGCGGGTTCTGCGATATCGCAACCACCTGTTACGAACAGCGGTCAGAATGCACAACAAAATGTCCGGTCTACTGATGGAGGTTGGAGCGGGCTACAATAAAAAGCGCCTTCGAGGCAAAAAATATTTTCATGAGTTATTGGATCGACTTGATGAGGTCCCATCTTCGGTTAAGGAGTTACTCATGCTAAGCCGTAGCGGATTTGAGATGTTCCAAACTTTTCAAAAACGGCTACTTCAGGCCTTGCGCACAAATCCTTTAATCCAGGAAAAGGTTGGTCGATTGATGACTATTCCTGGAGTTGGCGAGGTTACTGCGCTGACCTGGGTACTTGAGGTCGGGCCTCCGTCACGATTCAGCTCTATTCGCCAAGCAATCAGTTATTGTGGCCTGTGCAGTGCACAACGGGAATCCGCCGGCAAGGAACAGCGAGGGCCGATTTCCAAGAAACGCAACAAAAACCTCCAGACCATCTTGGTCGAGGCCGCGAAACTGGCACCGCGTTGGAATCCTCAACTCGCAGCCGTACATCAACGGGAACTGGGCCAAGGCAACCGAAACAGGGCAACGCTTGCCGTGGCCAGAAGGCTGGTGGCGTACATGATGTCAGTTGACAAAAGCCAAACCGACTTCGTTTTCCGTGAGGAACAAAAAGCAGCTTAG
- a CDS encoding type II toxin-antitoxin system RelE/ParE family toxin: MLYQVKLTSTANEIGKKFSSEIKSAARAALKELAQNPTLGKELQADLTGFRSYRFMRYRIIYKINTSEKIVIVWAIAHRRDLYENFSELLLRNQIDPANS; the protein is encoded by the coding sequence ATGCTGTATCAGGTCAAACTGACATCCACTGCCAACGAGATCGGGAAGAAATTTTCCTCTGAAATAAAGAGTGCTGCAAGGGCGGCACTCAAAGAATTGGCTCAAAACCCAACCCTCGGTAAAGAACTGCAGGCCGATTTAACTGGTTTTCGCTCTTACAGGTTCATGCGCTATCGGATTATTTACAAGATAAATACTTCAGAAAAAATCGTCATCGTATGGGCTATTGCCCACCGACGGGACCTATACGAAAATTTCAGCGAGTTACTCTTGAGGAACCAAATAGATCCAGCGAATTCTTGA
- a CDS encoding type II toxin-antitoxin system Phd/YefM family antitoxin, with amino-acid sequence MQTIETFIPITQAKAKLLDMVRQIHDTNDTIAITKNGVPEAVMLSMKKFEGFLETIDILADAEMMGQLRRSAQDVNNNTLVDLDEAF; translated from the coding sequence ATGCAAACAATAGAGACCTTTATTCCGATCACACAAGCAAAAGCTAAGCTTCTGGATATGGTTCGACAGATTCACGACACCAACGACACCATAGCGATCACAAAAAACGGTGTCCCCGAAGCAGTCATGTTGTCCATGAAAAAGTTTGAGGGATTCTTAGAAACCATCGACATTCTTGCTGATGCCGAAATGATGGGGCAATTGAGGCGATCGGCACAAGATGTTAACAATAACACCTTGGTTGATCTAGATGAGGCTTTTTGA
- a CDS encoding nucleotidyl transferase AbiEii/AbiGii toxin family protein — translation MLQLKTVHKDTFSLLQELSSHEALNSFALAGGTALALHLGHRVSIDLDFFTEQTFDSLSLFEVLGESFILENCSMTTNSLSCFVNWRGVSVKVDLMRHNYPRLRPWLNVSGICLFALEDIAAMKLNAIANRGAKKDFYDIHALLTCFSLKDILGFFEKKYERLNSFTVTKSLAYFDDAQKDPDPLSLVSTSWSQIQADLEKLLRDTA, via the coding sequence GTGCTGCAGTTAAAGACTGTCCATAAAGACACCTTTTCGTTACTCCAAGAATTATCATCCCACGAGGCTTTGAATTCTTTTGCGCTGGCTGGAGGCACGGCACTGGCGTTACATTTGGGGCACAGAGTATCCATTGACCTGGATTTTTTTACCGAACAGACTTTTGATAGCTTGTCACTCTTCGAGGTGCTTGGAGAGTCTTTTATTCTTGAGAATTGTTCAATGACTACCAATTCTTTGTCGTGCTTTGTCAATTGGCGTGGCGTATCTGTGAAAGTGGATTTGATGCGGCATAACTATCCACGGCTGCGTCCTTGGTTAAATGTGTCCGGAATATGTTTATTTGCTCTTGAAGACATAGCGGCGATGAAACTAAACGCCATCGCCAACCGGGGAGCTAAAAAAGATTTTTACGACATTCATGCCCTGTTAACGTGTTTCTCTTTGAAGGATATACTCGGGTTTTTTGAGAAAAAATACGAAAGATTGAATAGTTTTACAGTGACAAAAAGTCTGGCTTATTTCGATGATGCCCAGAAAGACCCCGATCCATTAAGCTTGGTATCTACCTCCTGGTCGCAAATACAGGCAGATCTTGAAAAGTTGCTGCGAGATACGGCTTGA
- a CDS encoding LysR family transcriptional regulator, whose protein sequence is MDTNTLQAFLAVAQTSSFSLAAQQLFLTQPAVSKRIAALEDELSTKLFERLSKRVLLTEAGRVLLPQAEHIVQQMSNCKQTIADLSGEVSGVLQLATSHHIGLHRLPPYLRKYSMQYPRVEFALQFMDSESGCAAVAAGTIEVAVVTLPQVRSGKFKIQKIWDDPLQVMVGKSHHLAETMDCDELEQYPAILPEKGTETRRLIESSLVAAGMSLRTSIETNYLETIRILVMSGLGWSVLPMSMHNEELICVPTPTVIFERQLGLITRAGGALSRAAQAFSTLLTNS, encoded by the coding sequence ATGGATACCAACACCCTCCAAGCCTTTTTAGCCGTTGCCCAAACCAGCTCTTTTTCTCTGGCGGCCCAGCAACTCTTTCTCACGCAACCCGCGGTCAGCAAACGTATAGCGGCCCTGGAAGATGAGCTTTCCACCAAACTCTTTGAACGGCTCAGCAAACGCGTGCTGCTCACAGAAGCGGGCAGGGTGCTCCTGCCTCAAGCTGAGCATATTGTCCAACAGATGTCGAATTGCAAACAGACTATTGCCGATCTCTCCGGAGAAGTCAGTGGTGTACTCCAACTGGCCACAAGCCATCACATCGGCCTGCATCGATTGCCACCCTATTTGCGCAAGTACAGTATGCAGTACCCACGGGTGGAATTCGCGCTGCAGTTTATGGATTCTGAAAGTGGCTGTGCAGCGGTTGCTGCCGGGACCATCGAGGTGGCAGTGGTAACCCTGCCTCAGGTACGATCGGGAAAATTTAAGATCCAAAAAATCTGGGACGACCCGTTGCAGGTCATGGTGGGGAAGAGTCATCACCTGGCTGAAACAATGGACTGCGACGAGTTGGAACAGTATCCGGCGATACTCCCGGAAAAGGGCACAGAGACCCGTCGCCTCATAGAGTCTTCACTTGTAGCGGCAGGTATGTCACTGCGAACAAGCATTGAAACCAATTATCTGGAGACCATTCGTATTCTCGTTATGTCTGGGCTTGGTTGGAGTGTTTTGCCCATGAGTATGCATAATGAGGAACTCATCTGCGTGCCAACGCCAACCGTTATCTTTGAACGACAATTAGGTCTCATCACAAGGGCAGGTGGGGCGCTCTCCCGTGCGGCCCAAGCATTTTCCACGTTACTCACGAATTCTTGA
- the ltrA gene encoding group II intron reverse transcriptase/maturase, with protein MTKLPQTQDKMRQKNLFTDEWSLFEKLCNLNMLETGFKAVKRNGGKPGVDGVSIQEFEQRLEEELMQLKSELVSWNYQPNPVRRVEIPKPGKRGKMRFLGVPCTRDRVVQATLKNLLEPILDLTFSDHSYGFRPGFGQREAVNSAQRIVNEGKEHVVDIDLSKFFDRVNHDRLMHLLKVHIDDKRILRLIGMTLRSGVMKDGLLSPTEEGTPQGSPLSPLLSNVVLDELDKELERRGLEFCRFTDDCNIFVRTPKAAERVMNSISKFIEGKLRLKINQAKSKIGRSGEVKFLGMTIMDGATVISSQSMKRAMQKVKELTPRGTH; from the coding sequence ATGACGAAGTTACCCCAAACGCAAGACAAAATGAGACAAAAGAACCTGTTCACTGATGAATGGAGCCTCTTTGAGAAACTCTGTAACCTGAACATGTTGGAGACAGGTTTTAAGGCGGTGAAAAGGAATGGAGGTAAACCCGGCGTAGACGGAGTGAGCATCCAAGAGTTTGAGCAACGCCTAGAAGAGGAGTTAATGCAGCTTAAGTCAGAACTAGTAAGCTGGAATTATCAACCAAATCCGGTTCGCCGGGTGGAAATTCCTAAACCCGGGAAACGAGGAAAAATGCGTTTTCTTGGAGTGCCTTGCACACGTGACAGGGTGGTCCAGGCGACGTTGAAGAATCTTCTTGAGCCGATACTTGATCTTACCTTCTCAGACCATAGTTACGGGTTTCGCCCCGGGTTTGGTCAACGCGAGGCAGTGAATTCAGCCCAGCGTATAGTGAATGAGGGGAAAGAGCATGTAGTCGATATAGATCTGTCGAAATTCTTTGACAGGGTGAACCACGATCGTCTTATGCATCTGCTCAAAGTTCATATTGATGATAAACGAATACTTCGTCTTATCGGTATGACATTGAGGAGCGGTGTGATGAAAGACGGTTTGCTAAGCCCCACCGAAGAAGGAACTCCTCAAGGAAGCCCTCTAAGTCCGCTGTTGAGTAATGTAGTACTGGACGAGTTGGACAAGGAGCTTGAACGACGCGGGTTGGAGTTTTGCCGTTTTACTGATGACTGTAATATTTTCGTTCGGACGCCTAAGGCAGCGGAACGAGTAATGAACAGCATTAGCAAATTTATCGAAGGTAAACTCCGGTTAAAAATCAACCAGGCCAAAAGTAAGATCGGTCGGTCTGGAGAAGTGAAATTTCTCGGTATGACCATTATGGATGGCGCGACTGTCATATCATCGCAATCGATGAAGCGAGCTATGCAGAAGGTCAAAGAGTTGACGCCGCGTGGGACGCATTAG